Proteins co-encoded in one Stomoxys calcitrans chromosome 5, idStoCalc2.1, whole genome shotgun sequence genomic window:
- the LOC106088909 gene encoding uncharacterized protein LOC106088909 → MALFYQTMLKSKSKFYKPYRIQAAKRNFDLEIHNVTCTKSEDVIKRFDCNCKMISKGRFSSNLFLMLSRTLDKRAELHLLATFIPNKGVKSIKFMDIKLNICTILSQISRVPLIKNLMAEVRRKGNLPYECPVKGDFLYSLLNYTSDASLLPPYAPILKYNFTLTTFENNRKLGYLHISGALVPRT, encoded by the exons ATGGCTCTATTTTACCAGACCATGCTAAAATCAAAGTCAAAGTTCTATAAACCATATCGAATACAA gccGCAAAAAGGAATTTTGATTTGGAAATACACAATGTAACCTGTACAAAATCTGAGGATGTTATAAAGCGTTTCGACTGCAACTGCAAAATGATTTCGAAAGGACGTTTTTCATCAAATTTGTTTCTTATGTTGTCCCGCACATTGGACAAGAGAGCAGAATTGCATCTTTTAGCTACATTTATCCCCAATAAAGGAGTCAAGTCCATCAAATTTATGGACATCAAATTGAATATTTGTACCATCTTAAGCCAAATCAGCCGTGTGCCCTTGATTAAGAACCTTATGGCAGAAGTGCGGAGAAAAGGCAATCTGCCTTACGAATGTCCCGTTAAGGGG GACTTTTTGTATTCGTTGCTTAATTATACTTCAGACGCTTCCCTACTGCCTCCCTATGCCCCTATTTTAAAATATAACTTTACCTTGACAACTTTTGAAAACAACAGAAAACTTGGATATTTGCATATATCGGGTGCACTTGTTCCAAGAACCTGA
- the LOC106088908 gene encoding uncharacterized protein LOC106088908 — protein sequence MLQKGLCIFLLLAHLPLNLIHAAGRGFSLELTNVTCTKFSDVIRRLDCSCKKIAMGRYLANISLMLNHTIVKDADAHLLVYFSPIKRVKAFKFLDFKMNICDVLSQAITVPIVKVLMDEMRRTSNLPFSCPIKGNFLYSVANYRIDASTLPPYVPIVPFNYSLSFYKNDEKVMGIFVAGATVPKN from the exons atgttgcaaaagGGTCTCTGTATTTTTCTTCTGCTTGCCCATCTACCCTTGAATCTTATACAT GCGGCTGGAAGAGGGTTCAGTTTAGAGCTAACCAATGTCACCTGCACCAAATTTTCCGATGTTATCAGACGTTTGGACTGCAGTTGCAAAAAAATTGCCATGGGTCGCTATTTAGCCAATATATCGTTAATGTTGAATCATACCATAGTAAAAGATGCCGATGCTCATCTCTTGGTATATTTCAGTCCCATAAAAAGAGTGAAAGCATTTAAGTTTTTGGATTTCAAAATGAATATATGCGATGTCTTGAGTCAAGCCATAACTGTACCGATAGTTAAGGTTCTGATGGATGAAATGAGAAGGACCAGTAATCTGCCATTTTCATGTCCCATCAAAGGA AACTTTTTGTATTCGGTCGCCAACTACAGAATAGATGCCTCAACATTACCGCCTTATGTGCCTATTGTACCATTTAATTATTCCTTGAGCTTTTATAAAAATGATGAAAAAGTTATGGGAATTTTTGTGGCTGGTGCAACTGTTCCCAAGAATTAA
- the LOC106095420 gene encoding uncharacterized protein LOC106095420 produces MCKLVLFLLMAWGSLTLIMAAKRSFNLVIYNVTCNKYAKRITRFDCTHRKVSTGCYSSDYSIMLDQTLDKDADLQFLVTFIPMKGAKLVKFLDVKINICDALSQSNSSPLLKSLLEEFKKKSDLPNGCPVKGGYLYSVANYSVDSTTLPPYAPILTFNCTVTIFEHNKRIASIRTMGATVPRL; encoded by the exons ATGTGTAAACTTGTATTATTTTTGCTGATGGCATGGGGCTCTTTAACCCTTATAATG GCCGCCAAGAGGAGTTTCAATTTGGTAATTTACAATGTGACCTGCAACAAATACGCCAAACGCATAACCCGTTTTGATTGCACCCATAGAAAGGTTTCCACAGGTTGTTATTCGTCTGATTACTCCATCATGCTGGACCAAACTTTAGACAAAGACGCCGACTTACAATTTTTGGTGACTTTTATACCCATGAAGGGAGCGAAGTTGGTGAAGTTTTTGGatgtgaaaattaatatttgtgATGCCTTGAGCCAATCGAATTCCTCGCCATTGCTTAAGTCGCTATTGGAAGAGTTTAAGAAGAAAAGTGATCTACCTAATGGATGTCCTGTCAAAGGG GGTTATTTGTATTCGGTGGCTAACTACAGTGTGGACTCCACTACCTTGCCTCCCTATGCGCCAATTTTGACATTTAATTGTACCGTAACCATTTTCGAGCACAACAAGAGGATTGCCAGCATACGTACTATGGGTGCAACTGTACCCAGACTTTAG
- the LOC106088911 gene encoding uncharacterized protein LOC106088911, which yields MWKTNLCLLTIIVFPTQLLLAKRNFDVEIYNVTCTKFDKVLKRFDCNSIMITKGRYLADVVLVLARTLDKEAEFQFLVHFRPVKGEKSVKFLDVKLNVCDVLSKTSSVPLLKTLMDEVRRKGNLPYDCPMKGNYLYSLVNYSLDASLLPAYAPILAFNFTWTVFEYRAQLFQETEKENKVQLLYKKINICLYELRLESYTGQ from the exons tggCCAAGCGAAATTTCGATGTGGAAATATACAATGTaacctgcacaaaatttgataaaGTTCTAAAGCGTTTCGACTGCAATTCTATAATGATTACAAAAGGTCGTTATTTGGCAGACGTGGTCCTTGTATTGGCTCGTACTTTGGACAAAGAAGCCGAATTTCAATTTCTTGTGCATTTTAGACCTGTCAAAGGAGAAAAATCGGTGAAATTTTTGGATGTCAAATTGAATGTTTGTGATGTCTTAAGCAAAACAAGCAGTGTGCCTCTGCTTAAAACCCTAATGGACGAGGTACGTAGGAAAGGTAATCTGCCCTACGATTGCCCCATGAAAGGT AACTATTTGTACTCGTTGGTGAATTACAGTTTAGATGCTTCTTTATTGCCCGCTTATGCGCCTATTTTGGCATTCAACTTTACTTGGACAGTTTTTGAATACCGGGCGCAACTGTTCCAAGAAACTGAGAAAGAGAACAAAGTACaacttttgtataaaaaaataaatatttgcttgTATGAATTAAGACTAGAATCATATACGGGGCAATAA
- the LOC131994000 gene encoding uncharacterized protein LOC131994000: MWNNKLIVVIVIFFANHLLAAKKNFDLELYNVSCEKFDNVVKRFDCNTTRIAKGHYTTDMFFLLARTLDKNAELKFVLHFIPEKGLKSVKFVDMKVNICDAFGQATRVPLIKSIMEEVRSKSNLPFECPIKGDHLYSMLKFITNSSLLPPYAPFLVFNYTLAIFEENKKIASIRTRGAIVP; this comes from the exons ATGTGGAACAATAAATTAATTGTAGTCATTGTAATTTTCTTCGCCAACCATTTGTTG GCCGCCAAGAAGAATTTCGATTTGGAACTGTACAAtgtaagctgtgaaaaatttgacaATGTTGTCAAACGCTTCGACTGCAACACTACCAGGATAGCCAAAGGCCATTATACGACCGATATGTTCTTTTTATTGGCCCGTACCTTGGACAAGAATGCCGAATTAAAGTTTGTACTGCATTTTATTCCCGAGAAAGGATTGAAATCAGTAAAATTTGTGGACATGAAAGTCAATATTTGCGATGCCTTTGGTCAAGCAACCAGAGTGCCCTTGATTAAAAGCATAATGGAGGAGGTACGCAGCAAAAGTAATCTACCCTTTGAATGTCCCATAAAAGGG GACCATTTGTACTCGATGCTTAAATTTATCACAAATTCTTCTTTATTGCCTCCCTATGCCCCGTTTCTAGTATTCAACTATACTTTGgcaatttttgaagaaaacaaaaaaattgccaGCATACGTACCAGAGGTGCAATTGTTCCATAG